One stretch of Actinopolymorpha sp. NPDC004070 DNA includes these proteins:
- a CDS encoding SAV_6107 family HEPN domain-containing protein, with translation MRTQSSPSFQAPLGPSVFEALDRARTSLAEARMAQLATERYSAAHVAALRTAAAVLAARTGPTVRRGRRDAWTLLARVAPELAEWAAFFAAGAGKRAAAEAGLPRAVTDRDADDLVRDVERFIAVVEAMLELPHQPSLPQQSDPADGDRLSRTGLRVHGPGAAA, from the coding sequence ATGCGCACACAGTCGAGTCCGTCGTTCCAGGCTCCGCTCGGCCCGAGTGTCTTCGAGGCGCTCGACCGCGCCCGGACGTCCCTGGCCGAGGCCCGGATGGCCCAGCTCGCGACCGAGCGTTACTCCGCCGCCCACGTCGCCGCCCTGCGCACCGCGGCGGCGGTCCTGGCCGCGCGCACCGGGCCGACCGTCCGGCGCGGTCGTCGTGACGCGTGGACGCTCCTGGCCCGGGTCGCCCCGGAGCTCGCGGAGTGGGCCGCGTTCTTCGCCGCGGGAGCCGGCAAGCGCGCGGCCGCCGAGGCAGGACTCCCCAGGGCGGTGACCGACCGGGACGCCGACGATCTGGTTCGCGACGTCGAGCGCTTCATCGCGGTCGTGGAGGCGATGCTGGAGTTGCCGCACCAGCCCTCGCTGCCGCAGCAGTCCGACCCGGCCGACGGCGATCGGCTGAGCCGGACGGGCCTGCGAGTCCACGGTCCGGGGGCGGCCGCCTGA